One part of the Raphanus sativus cultivar WK10039 unplaced genomic scaffold, ASM80110v3 Scaffold0392, whole genome shotgun sequence genome encodes these proteins:
- the LOC108805434 gene encoding uncharacterized protein LOC108805434, with amino-acid sequence MTMLRSREIPSVSGKPRPKRHSSDVIQPSTPARKQEPSAPSPTNKTFRRRSSRLESLNGVTAKEVSISVCSKRKSNGGEMLLSLRSGKKVAKSCDGIETSGNDIGSEENKAFGDLVEETKIVSKEKGKGKAVMAEQVLLDQGKGTVEDSCHVESCEKPSSSVSRRKYTREEKAKGIQVDTRVGVQVMEMEMEIDVSINIQSPPVTQPSINNEQNQNGNASRNQHFRDFAEKNASRFARFDAEMEEEEELSDKEVEQQVEDWPGPFSTAMKIIKDREENTILHDGDGVLFSSDIERSSPIVWAPRRSDSFTSPPPTAPSLQQLSMRVLVKNADAITSLDYVPDALRVKLCQLLCDSRRMDVHFLGLLVRGSPTGICVPDCSWLTEEQFTECFNNCDTSNLMVLQLDQCGRCMPDYVLPSTLARSPKSLPMLSSLSLSGACRLSDVGLRALVSVAPAITSINLSQCSLLTSSSIHMLSNSLGSVLRELYLNECQSIDLNLILTALKKFEKLEVLSLVDLPSVTGRLLRDFVTARGQALKQLILTNSVKITDSSIKDISENCPNLRVLDLANVCKLTDCALGYLANGCQALEKLIFCRNSFSDEAVAAFVETSGGSLVELSLNNVKKVGHNTALSLAKLSEKLQILDVSWCRDMSDNALGYIVDSCSSLKVLKVFGCTQITDAFVRGHSNPSVKILGLKMDPFLDHLAD; translated from the exons ATGACGATGCTCCGATCTCGCGAAATACCATCGGTCTCGGGCAAGCCACGCCCTAAACGACACTCCTCCGATGTCATCCAGCCGTCCACTCCCGCTCGGAAACAAGAACCCAGTGCTCCCTCACCCACTAACAAGACTTTCCGGAGGCGAAGTTCTCGTCTTGAATCTCTGAATGGGGTTACTGCGAAAGAGGTTAGCATCTCAGTTTGTAGCAAGAGAAAATCGAATGGTGGTGAAATGTTGTTGAGTTTACGGTCGGGGAAGAAAGTTGCTAAGAGTTGTGATGGAATCGAAACCAGTGGGAATGATATAGGAAGTGAGGAAAATAAGGCTTTTGGGGATTTGGTTGAAGAAACTAAAATCGTGAGTAAGGAAAAGGGAAAGGGAAAGGCAGTGATGGCTGAACAAGTTTTACTAGATCAAGGTAAGGGAACAGTGGAAGATTCCTGCCATGTTGAGAGTTGTGAGAAGCCAAGTAGCTCGGTGAGTAGAAGAAAGTATACAAGGGAGGAGAAGGCTAAGGGTATTCAGGTCGACACCAGAGTTGGTGTACAAGTAATGGAAATGGAAATGGAAATCGACGTCTCAATTAACATTCAGAGCCCACCTGTAACTCAACCATCAATTAATAATGAACAGAATCAAAATGGAAATGCTTCAAGAAATCAGCACTTTCGTGACTTTGCAGAGAAAAATGCTTCCAGGTTTGCTCGTTTTGATGCTGaaatggaggaagaagaggaattGTCAGATAAAGAGGTTGAGCAACAAGTCGAGGATTGGCCTGGCCCTTTCTCTACCGCCATGAAGATTATTAAGGACCGAGAAGAGAACACGATTCTGCATGATGGTGATGGTGTTCTTTTCTCCTCCGACATTGAAAGATCTTCGCCAATTGTTTGGGCTCCCAGAAGAAGCGACAGTTTCACCTCTCCTCCTCCGACAGCTCCATCTCTGCAACAACTATCCATGCGAGTTCTTGTCAAGAACGCTGATGCCATCACTTCCCTTGACTATGTTCCAGACGCACTGAGGGTTAAGCTTTGTCAATTGCTTTGTGATTCGAGGAGGATGGACGTCCACTTTCTTGGTCTTCTTGTCCGTGGATCTCCAACTGGGATTTGTGTTCCCGACTGCTCATGGCTCACCGAGGAACAGTTCACCGAGTGTTTTAACAACTGTGACACCAGCAACTTGATGGTTCTTCAACTCGACCAGTGTGGGCGTTGTATGCCAGATTATGTACTACCATCCACCTTGGCAAGGTCACCAAAAAGCTTGCCGATGCTGTCTTCTCTATCTTTAAGTGGTGCATGCCGGCTTTCTGATGTGGGGCTGCGGGCACTTGTTTCCGTTGCTCCTGCCATTACATCTATCAATCTCAGTCAGTGCTCTCTTCTAACATCATCTAGCATTCACATGTTATCTAATTCATTGGGGTCAGTTTTAAGGGAACTATATCTCAACGAGTGCCAAAGCATCGACCTGAATCTTATTCTGACTGCATTAAAAAAGTTTGAGAAGCTGGAAGTATTGTCTCTCGTGGATCTTCCTTCAGTCACGGGTCGGTTGCTGAGGGACTTTGTTACTGCTAGAGGACAAGCCCTGAAACAGCTCATTCTGACCAACTCTGT GAAAATAACCGACTCTTCTATAAAAGACATCTCTGAAAACTGTCCTAATTTAAGAGTGCTTGATCTGGCTAACGTATGCAAGCTGACGGATTGTGCTCTGGGTTACCTTGCAAATGGTTGTCAAGCTCtggaaaaattgattttttgcCGCAACTCTTTCAG CGATGAAGCTGTAGCTGCGTTTGTAGAAACCTCAGGCGGTTCTCTGGTGGAACTGTCACTAAACAACGTCAAGAAG GTTGGCCACAACACGGCCTTATCCCTTGCTAAACTTTCAGAAAAGCTGCAGATTTTGGATGTTTCCTGGTGCAGAGATATGTCCGACAATGCACTAGGCTACATTGTCGATAGCTGTTCATCTCTGAAAGTGTTGAAAGTGTTTGGATGCACTCAg ATTACGGATGCATTCGTTCGAGGTCACTCCAACCCTAGTGTCAAGATCTTAGGTTTGAAGATGGATCCCTTCTTGGACCACCTTGCAGATTAG
- the LOC108805433 gene encoding uncharacterized protein LOC108805433: protein MSPSSPRTTRLSRSNCLRHGEDFFLAAAMSTISIHRTELLRITHNRSRISRQRYRRTIPAWRMMINSRSSDATKKDELSVKIPQVDQLRPEGLRFDRLQPPPEPEQDRLDFGKFVAREAILDEEYWTAAWLRAESHWEDRDNERYVDNFKRKFADQEFNAIKRRCNGLQSQKCSCIVAVKKEEKHIKRSVIKSVVGTLDLNIRFFLQGETFPGEKVKSQLFCTINREGSNRYGYIANLCVAKSARRQGIACNMLRFAVESARLSGVEQVYVHVHRNNLVAQELYQKTGFEVVEMGQSQSSDDTYLLQYTR from the exons atgtCTCCCAGTTCGCCACGTACAACCCGCTTATCGAG GTCAAATTGCTTGCGACACGGAGAAGATTTCTTCTTGGCAGCTGCGATGTCGACGATTTCAATCCATCGGACTGAGCTGCTTAGAATCACGCACAATCGCTCGCGAATTTCTCGGCAGCGATATAGGAGAACTATTCCAGCATGGCGGAT GATGATCAATTCGAGATCTTCTGACGCGACTAAGAAGGACGAACTCTCTGTTAAGATTCCTCAAGTTGATCAATTAAGACCTGAGGGTTTGAGATTCGACCGTTTGCAGCCTCCTCCCGAGCCTGAGCAAGATCGATTGGATTTTGGTAAATTCGTAGCACGAGAAGCCATTCTTGATGAAGAATACTGG ACAGCAGCGTGGCTACGTGCAGAGAGTCACTGGGAAGATCGTGACAATGAAAG GTATGTTGACAACTTCAAAAGGAAATTTGCAGATCAG GAGTTCAATGCAATAAAAAGAAGATGCAATGGGCTCCAAAGCCAGAAATGTTCCTGTATCGTTGCG GTAAAGAAGGAAGAGAAGCACATTAAACGTTCTGTAATCAAAAGTGTGGTTGGGACGCTAGATTTGAACATTCGTTTTTTCTTGCAAGGAGAGACCTTTCCTGGG GAAAAGGTGAAGTCTCAATTGTTCTGCACCATTAACCGGGAAGGTTCAAATAGGTATGGTTATATTGCTAATCTATGTGTTGCCAAATCAGCACGCCGCCAGGGTATTGCTTGCAACATGTTACGTTTCGCTGTCGAATCAGCCAGATTGAGTG GAGTTGAGCAAGTATATGTTCATGTACATCGAAACAATTTAGTTGCTCAAGAACTATACCAGAAGACTGGTTTCGAG GTCGTTGAAATGGGACAGTCTCAATCATCAGATGATACATACTTGCTCCAGTACACAAGATGA
- the LOC108858295 gene encoding glutathione S-transferase T3-like — protein MDPFSLIASQSSETIDIGCSEVPKPVERRKWTTKEDVVLISAWLNTSKDPIVSTDQKAGAFWKRIEEYFNASPQLVGSVPRPWGQCKQRLGRVNEQVNRFVGSHETALREQASGTNENDVMKAAHDIFLNDYKVKFTMEHCWRELRFDQKWRSNVLSKEGAKEKRKDPVEEVGEEEDVRPPGIKAAKRKKHGKEAAFDKIETILAEKKNISKQKVLERLLGRKVETLSDEEVCLKKKLISEML, from the coding sequence ATGGATCCTTTTTCCCTAATAGCTTCCCAGAGCAGTGAAACAATAGACATAGGGTGTTCTGAGGTTCCTAAACCGGTGGAAAGGCGAAAGTGGACAACCAAGGAAGACGTGGTGCTGATCAGTGCTTGGTTGAACACTAGCAAGGATCCCATAGTGAGTACTGACCAGAAGGCAGGGGCGTTTTGGAAGAGAATTGAAGAGTACTTCAATGCTAGCCCTCAGCTCGTTGGCTCCGTTCCTAGACCATGGGGTCAATGTAAGCAGAGGTTGGGAAGAGTGAATGAGCAGGTTAACCGGTTTGTCGGAAGCCATGAAACCGCATTGAGGGAGCAAGCGAGTGGCACTAATGAGAATGATGTCATGAAGGCGGCCCATGACATCTTCTTGAATGACTATAAAGTCAAGTTCACCATGGAACATTGTTGGAGGGAACTGAGGTTTGATCAAAAATGGAGATCAAACGTTCTCTCCAAAGAAGGTGCGAAGGAGAAAAGGAAGGACCCTGTGGAGGAGGTCGGTGAGGAGGAAGATGTGAGGCCTCCTGGTATAAAGGCAGCCAAACGCAAGAAGCACGGGAAAGAAGCAGCTTTTGATAAGATAGAGACCATActagcagaaaaaaaaaacatctccaAACAGAAGGTCCTTGAACGCCTCCTAGGCAGAAAAGTTGAGACACTTTCTGATGAAGAAGTGTGTCTGAAAAAAAAGCTCATATCTGAAATGCTCTGA
- the LOC108858293 gene encoding uncharacterized protein LOC108858293, with protein MSSSEEITYSSSDEADEAIEEMVDEVVDNYIDAMVNQKAKRRAYIERERKRGHNQLWNDYFNENSTYQPEMFRRRFRMNRPLFLRIVERLSTEVPYFQQRRNDGIIQLFGEEFLRRPTAEDLERLLDIGEVRGFPGMIGSIDCMHWEWKNCRRAWRGQYARGSGKPTIVLEAVASQDLWIWHAFFGLPGTLNDINVLDRSPVFKDIEEGRAPKVNFKHLSNPSHFLKVLKHHYLLNIKNPPEKMLNVLLEYCNRVENERSGYGQIDTSEFETGESSRSSQVQGTTSFNIGNISRVIRNEVRDSQIHARLKADLVENIW; from the exons ATGTCTTCAAGTGAAGAAATCACTTACTCATCAAGTGATGAAGCAGATGAAGCTATAGAAGAAATGGTCGACGAAGTAGTTGATAACTACATTGACGCAATGGTAAATCAAAAAGCCAAGAGACGAGCTTATATCGAAAGAGAGCGGAAAAGAGGACACAATCAACTATGGAACGACTATTTCAACGAAAATTCAACATACCAACCAGAAATGTTTAGGCGGCGTTTTCGAATGAACAGGCCATTGTTCCTTCGCATTGTTGAACGCCTAAGCACTGAAGTTCCATACTTTCAGCAAAGAAGAAATG ATGGGATAATACAATTGTTTGGCGAAGAGTTTCTAAGAAGACCTACAGCGGAGGATCTTGAACGATTACTCGATATTGGAGAGGTACGCGGGTTTCCAGGGATGATAGGCAGCATCgattgtatgcattgggagtggaaaaacTGCCGAAGGGCTTGGAGAGGGCAGTACGCACGTGGTTCAGGAAAGCCGACAATTGTCTTAGAGGCTGTGGCATCACAagatctttggatatggcacgcaTTTTTTGGATTACCTGGCACCCTCAACGATATCAATGTTCTTGATCGATCACCAGTTTTCAAAGACATTGAAGAAGGCCGAGCACCGAAAGTTAATTTCAAG CATTTATCCAATCCATCTCACTTCCTCAAAGTCCTAAAGCATCACTATTTGCTGAACATTAAGAATCCACCAGAAAAGATGTTGAACGTGCTTTTGGAGTATTGCAATCGAG TAGAGAACGAACGAAGCGGATACGGTCAAATTGATACATCTGAGTTCGAGACAGGAGAGTCAAGCAGAAGTTCCCAGGTGCAAGGCACAACAAGTTTTAATATCGGTAATATCAGCCGTGTCATTCGCAATGAGGTTCGGGATTCACAGATACATGCTCGTTTAAAAGCtgatttagttgaaaatatatggtaA